From the genome of Hippocampus zosterae strain Florida chromosome 8, ASM2543408v3, whole genome shotgun sequence:
GCCTGTTCATTGGCGCATTCGAATTGACATGCGGGAAGAGCGTCTCATATTCCAATCTgctgatgttttgtttgtttgtttgttttttttaatctgcgcaGAATGCCTTCATGTTGGCTTGCCATCTTTGAATGAAGGTCTTTGAGGTGTCACACACAATGTGCTTCTTTTGTGCACTTGAGCAATGGATGTCTTCTATGCATGTTTGTAAAGTTCAAATGTCTGAAGATGCTCTTGTGTACGCGTGGCTCCatttcaaaaaaacaagatgTCCCCCCCGTAGCGCGAATTAAAACACAACGGCTCCCTCGGCGCATGCCATGCGGGTTCCGAAAGCGGAGTTGTCCGGgttgcaatgacaaaaattaAAGGGAAGCGAGCCGACGTTTGGCTCCTCCTCATTGTGAGCGGTCGCTGCCGCTTGAAGGTGGCGCCCGCTGACCTCGTGGACGCCTTTGCAACATTGCGGGTCGCGTTTCTTGACATGTCAAAGTGGGcttttcatctttgtgtgcAGAAAGGGGGGGGACGCCTTAGACGGATGCCTTGCTGCCTCTTGTCTCAAAGCTGCGATAGGAGCTGCTGAGCTTGGCAAATTGTAATTAAGATCAATActctatgtcattttttttggggtgggggctgcAAGGTGGAGGGAagacacaaaagagaaataTCATCCGTTCATGCAGACCTGGAGATTGGAAAGGTCAAGTGTGAGGctttgtcatgtgtgtgtgtgtgtgtgtgtgtgtgtgagaaaaaaatccatatataGAGCTCTCTCTGTCATATCTCTTTCTCTATATATCAAACGTATGACTTTGATATCATTCAAGTCGATGTGCTGCATGATGAAAAAATGGAGGATTTGCCACGTTTGGGTCTCGCTTTTGTTGGAGGCCACGCACACATTTGAGCAAGCGGTGCGCGGCGTCCATTCCCGCTTCCGAGTCCGGATCGCTTGCGGCATTCCTCAGCCGACccttttgctccccccccccccccccccacgccagGCCCTCCTTCGCCCCCGCTGAGGTGCGCTTCGCTTCAAGCGTCAGAAGCGCACGGGCAGCCGAGTCGCCTTAAGCGAGCGGGCACAATGAAAGGCCTGACGCTCCCCAAAAAAGTCCGCTCGCCTTGCGCTCGCAACAATGAAGGGGCCGCGGCAGAGCTtcttaaggggggggggggcccttttCAATGGCGACCGCTTCGCCGGGCAATCGCAGGAGCCGCCCGCGGCTTATTTCCGAGAAGACCGCTAAATACCTCCATATGATTGCCTTTCATTTCCGACTCGGCAGCAGATTTTGCCAGCAGGAAGGGAGGGGGCGCACCTTTGGGCTAAGGCGGCTCAGTGGCCGCCGCGCGTTTGACTCGCGGGCACCCGTTTGACTCCATTGCCGACGGCGCCTTGATTCGGCCCTATTGTCACCGTTGGTCCAAAAGAAGACGCCTTTTTGCGCAATCGCAAGGACAAAGGTCAACCTTTTCACTGTGAATTGGGCCTGGCTCGGAATTTGAAACGCCGTTAGTAAGATTTTATTCCTTGATGGAGCCACCGTTTTCTCTGGCCCTTCGAATATCAAGTCTGTGTCCGGTCGAAATGAAACAGTGTCGCTCACTCCTGGAATGGTTTTGCTTTCCAAGGTGGCCACTTAAAAGTTCCTTTGAGCGCCCTCGTATTGAAGGCGAGTTTCCGGCCGTTTTGGGCGCCCCCTGGAGCGCGGGATGCCTTCCGCAGCTGTGCGTTTTGCGCCTGGGCACAGGCGCTGCGCAAAAGACAAAAGGGGTCCGAaagggatgccccccccccggtgCTTATCACCGGTATTGACCCGTCTCCCTCCGCCCCAGATGCGGCGTCCGGGGGGCTTAACGACCCGTCGATCCTCGCGGATGCAATTTGCGCTTAATTGCGAGGGCAAACCTCGTCGACCACCAGCGGCGGGACCATCCGATGTCGACTTAAGCCGCGCGGCTTCCTCACCCACTCGCGGAAATGCGAATCGATTTTTGGCCGAGGGGAGCGCGGCCTCGGATCGATCCGCGATTGATAGATTGGCCGCGCGGCCATCCTCGGGGGCGCGAGGGCTCCCGAGGCGGCCAATCGGCCGGTGGCGGTCGCCGAGCTCATAAACGGGAGCCGCTTGATCGTCTCCGATGAACTCTTCACGTTTGACTCTTTTGTTTGCGGCTGTTCTCCGCACGTTTGCCATTTTATGGCTTTGAAATGAGTCGGGGTGGACGCCGAGCCGCTGCCAACCGGACGCACCCTCCAAGATGTCCATTATAGGGATTAAAAACGCCTTTCCTGTGGTCGAGTCGTCCGTCTGAAATTCTCAGTTGTCGCGGCGATTGTGCCGACTGGAAGAAAGCGCAGCAACGATGCACTGCGAAGTCACCGGACAAGTCAAAGGTGAACCGTGAATGTGCGGGTGACTCCAAGATGAAGATGATCGgcacttttttcatttcattctgtgCGCTTTCACTTTGAAAGGGTTTCTCGCTTCCAAGGAATCATTTTTGAAGCTCTTGGCCTGCTCGCTCGCTCactggaagggtgggggggattggGTTGCTGCAGCCCGCACCTGTTCCCCGACCCCCGCCCCCGTTCCCGCCCTCGGCTCTTTTCGGCTCTTTCCGGCTCTTTTCGGCTGCTCTCGGCCGGGTCGACGCTTCGCCATAGGCCGGCGCGAGGCAACGTGCGCGCTTCCACTCCCATTGGCCCGGCGCGGGGAGGACCGCGCCGCCTTTATAAGTGCGCGTCGCCTTTCCGCGCCTCAGTGTGTCACCGCGCGCCGGCGCCGTCGAATCGCGCGCGCacctcccgccccctcccgcgCACAATTAAAGGAGCGCGAGCGGAATCGCTGACGCTTTGTCAGCGGGACCGAGGGAGGCCCGCAAGCGGAACGCCCTCGTCCGGGCTGAGCTTCAAGGCGGGACGCGAGACTCCGCCGTCCCGTCCTCCGAACATCCGATTGAAGCCGGACTCGGAGCGCGTCGGGACGCGCTTTTCAGCGGCGCTTTGACCGTCGGAAAGTTTCCGAGTCCGAGGCACGCCGAGAGGGACTTTTTGCGGCGGTTTGGATATCGAGCCAAGGAGTGCGAGGACCGGGCCGAGGTGAGGCAAGGACAAGGCGGGTTGCCGTTTCCAAATCGGCTTCAAGTTTCGGCCACCGGTGGGGCGGGGGctgtggggtgtgggggagaggcgggcgggcgggcgggctcaGGCGTGCGCATTTGACCCGGCGCGAGTTGTCAACAAGAAGGGGGAGCAGACGCGAGCTGGCAGGTGGACAAGTTGATTCACACGCGGACGTATAGCGAGGCGGCTATAAATAGCCCCCGGCGGCCCTCGCGGGGGGCAGTCGGGCGCGCGCCATTTCTCCGCTTCCGAGAGGGCCGCCGCCCAGCGTCGCTTCGGCCGGGAGGGCGAGCGCCGTCGCATGGACTGACATGGCCGCCGAGCTCGCCATGAGCGCAGAGCTGCCCGCCGGCCCGCTGGCCATCGACTACGTCAACGACTTTGACCTGATGAAGTTCGAGGTGAAGAAGGAGCCCCCGGAAGCCGAGCGCTACTGCCACCGCCTGCCGTCGGGCTCGCTCTCGTCCACCCCCATCAGCACGCCGTGCTCGTCGGTGCCTTCCTCGCCCAGCTTCTGCACGCCGAGTCCCGGCGCGCAGGCCAACCAGAGCCTgcccgggggcgggggcgggggggcggccgGCAACGGCGGCGGCAACGCTCAGCACGGCAACGCGGCCAAGCCGCAGCTGGAGGACCTGTACTGGATCCCCAGCTACCAGCACCACATCAACCCCGAGGCGCTCAATCTGACCCCGGAGGACGCGGTGGAGGCCCTCATCGGCAAcgctcaccaccaccaccaccaccaccaggccTACGAGGGCTTCCGCGGCCAGCAGTACGCCGGGGAGGACCTGTCGGCGTCCTCGGCCgccgcccaccaccaccaccaccatcaccaccagggccaccaccaccaccaccaccacgcgcGCCTGGAGGAGCGCTTCTCCGACGAGCAGCTGGTCAGCATGACCGTGCGCGAGCTCAACCGGCAGCTGCGCGGCTTCAGCAAGGAGGAGGTGATCCGCCTCAAGCAGAAGAGGCGCACCCTGAAGAACCGCGGCTACGCGCAGTCGTGCCGCTTCAAGCGCGTGCAGCAGAGGCACATGCTGGAGACGGAGAAGTGCACGCTGCAGAACCAGGTGGAGCAGCTCAAGCAGGACGTGGCGCGCCTGGCCAAGGAGCGGGACCTGTACAAGGACAAGTACGAGAAGCTGGCCGGCCGGACCTACGGCCCCGCCGCCGGACCACCCCCCGGCTCCAGAGATCCCGCCGGCAAGCGGCCCGACTTCTTCATCTGACGGCCTGGCGCCCGCCTGACCGCCCGTCCGCCCGCCCGCTCTCCATTTTGTCGTCGGAAGCCTTTTGAgtcttaaaactttttttttcttggcgggGGGAGGGTCGCCTTCCAACCTGCTCGACGAGTCTTAAGTGACATTCGGCAGCTTCTTGGACGCAAAGCTTGTCAACGCGGACTGAAGCGGCccgagaatgaaaaaaaaaaagccaagcccAAGGGGACATTTGGACAAGCGTCGTCGGCGTGTTCGCTCCTCGCCTCTCCGTTCGCCAGCATGCAGGACATGTATGGTCCGGTCCCGGTGCCCTCGCGTGTGCTCAGCATGCAGCTTCCTCCTTCCCTCGCGAGACGCGCCGCGACTCGAGCGCCCGCCGCACAAATCCGCAACTCGCGGAGACAAAAACCAAACGCGGACGCCGAtttctccatccattttttttctaaagacaTTTGCCGAGCCGGTGCGGAGACTATTTATTTCCAAGTGtacagaaaatgtttatttgacGTGCTCCCCCAGCgacctttgttttttattaagaaaaagaagaaaacaaaatcgcGCTTGTTGCTTGGATGTTTCAGCCGCGTCTTAATAGCAAATGTTCGTCGAGGTCACAGCATGCAAATCGTCTCTCGGGTGTGGactgtcaaacaaacaaaaaacaaacaaacaaacaaacccgcgGAGGCGCCTTTGGCGGCCGGCCTCCGCGGTACTGACAACTAtgcttgcttctttttttatttttaccgaGCTCTTGTTTTCTAGATCGTAGATCCTTGGAtccttgaaaatgtcattttcattttcaacgaAGCTCACGTTTTctagggtggaaaaaaaattgattttaatGTTAGAAGGTGACGTCCTTGTTTTGGCTGCGAAAAGTCCGGACGCCAAATGACGACCGTTCGaatccttattttattttattttttctaatggaaaaaaattgtttatttttatttcatgaacaaaACGGCGCGTCTGATAATCGGGCGATGCATCGAGTAGACTcttaatttcccccccccccttttttttttattcggcaAATTGTGGAGTTGACAAGAAACCAAGTTGGCGCGTGCCAGCTCCTTCGAAAAGAAGGCGCAGTTCAGCGCATTCGCGTTTCTCCGATGCGCttattgagggttttttttttaaaaaacttaattttttaattgtatcCGCGGCCAGCAACCCGCTTCCTCTTGGCCCGAACTTTTCAGTCGCTGTTTTCTCATCAGCCATCAATCTTCttctaaatattaaaaaaaaaaaaaaaaccatccccGTTCCCGACTCGAGCCTCATCAATATTACAAtccaatacatgctgatttatttcGCGCTttcgcttaacaaaacagttaacatcaagtcaaATAATCAAGACAACaccaaacataaaacacggacagtcgtgcggTCCGAagcacttttccgtcacacgctttgttgtttgaagcagtttgagaggCAAGATTCTAAAGATATTATCGATCGATGGGGGTTGCTGCTAATGTATATGTGTAAATAGTTTCCATATTTATTGGCTCGACGTGTCCGACTGTCCGCAAAAAGGCCGCGAGGTGGAACGTTGTGGAGAATCTTGTTTTGCTAAAGTTGAATAAAAAGCCGTGTCCCATCCTTGCCGGCAGGCTGCTGCCGCCGCGGGCCTCTTTCTTGACCACACGCGCATGCTGAACGATTGGCATGCACTTCAGCTGACAAATGgcatcttgttgttttttttttcttctccaaatgAGTTGGGCCGCGCCTAAATTGAGCCGCCGCGCGCTTTTCAATGCCACGTAAACGGCCGACTTTTCCGCCGTGGCTCCTCGCGCGACTTTTTGACGGCGCCGAATGTGGACGAAGAAAGAAGAAGCGTCGGCGAATATTGGAGATTTTTTGCGCAGGATGGAAGAAGCGGACAAAGTCCAAGCGCGCTCGGGTGGCTTTCCCTCGCCATCTCGTCACGAACTCTCGTCGACTCCTTTTTGACTCGGAGGGATTTTCACAGTTGCGCGTCAATATTCACGTCGCCACAAGAAAGCGTGAAAATGCGGCTAAAGCGATGACCCTTTTCCAAATGGGCCGCGCACGTCTCAAGCGAGCCATTTCTTTGTTCGACTGATTTGAAATCAGGCCGCGGCTCCGACTCCGGCTTGACGTTTTCACTTTAGCGTCTTTCCCGCCGGTCAACTTTTGGACGATTGCGCCCGGTGGTCTTTTCCGCCGACTCGGGCGAAACGGTGAGCGGCGCGGCGGCCGGCGGCGCGTCCGTGGGGAGCGCTCGCGAAGTTGAGTGCGCCGCCGACAACCTCCAGATGCGCTATGCGGGATGTGCGCCTGACAATGACACGGGAGAGGAAAggcccagtgtgtgtgtgtgtgtgtgtgtgtgtctagttCTTTTTAAATTGACATCCCTTCGAAGGCGTCCCATTTGAGCGGTTTCAAGGGTGGCTTGCAATACACCCGAGACGGCTTGTCGTATGCCCCCCATGAACGAATGGACTGATTTCACTCTGTCCGTTGTCATCCCCCAGCCGCATCGTTCATCATGGCCGAGGTTTTCCTGCCATGTTTGTCCTCCTTTGCGAGACCGTGTCATTGCTCTTTTTCCGTAAAACGCCTTGTTGGGTTGTCCTGAGATCCGCCGCGTCTcccttgtcaaaaatgtcctattCAGTCGATCTCTGCGGTGCGGCGTGAAAACtcctgttgctttttttgttgttttttttttcttttcaatttttgattggtgtatgtgtgtgtgtgtgtgtgtgtgtatttcggaTGGCACGGTGGTTCAAGCCAATTACGAGTGCGGGTCGAGAGGTGAATAGCGACGTTCGGGACCGACTGGAGACACCCAATGGAGGATCGCGCCGTGGTCTTGCGGCCCAGATGCCACCGAGGCGTGAAGGAGTGTTTCATGGCGCCTGCCTGACAAAGGAGAGGCTTGACTCGAGCCGGCCGCCGGAGAGGAAAGAAGCCCGATTTCACAACGGCGCCAATTTGCCGCTCCGATGTAAGATTAAAATTTCACAGAGCGGCGAAAAGAAACTGCTCATTGGCGTCAtcgcagccatccattttccaaatggaTTGATGATCAAAACATGAATTGAACATTCTTCATGTATGAACGGAAAAGGAGGAGAGCCGCGTGTCTTGCCATCATAAATTTTCAAGCAATTCATTCTCCATAATTAAAAAAGGCGGCCGACAACGAGAAGAGGGCCGATAAAAAAAACGCAGAGAGCTCTTGACTCTTGACTTTTTGTTGCAACGATCCGTCCGTCGCCCGGGATATCTTTGCattggctttttcttttccgACGAGAGCCGAGTCGGCGCCCCGGGCGAGAACCCGGTCTCCACGGCCAAACGCGCAAACGCTCCTCATCGTGGCAGCCATCGCCGACCTCGATTGGAACATCAGACGCTCGGCAAAATGCGACGCGGCGCGGGCAAACGAGGAACGCTGTAAAAAGTGCTGGGAAGGTTTTTGATAAATCACCTCCACGCCGTTAATGCTCACGGGCGACTCATAATTATGACGCCTCCTCCCATGATTGAGTTAGTGACCCGGGGCCAGAAGgaccgaagggggggggggggtgacgttgGACGGGGTCTCGGTTCTCACCCGGTTTGCCCAGAAAAGCAATTTGgcactgtgcccccccccccctccccagcgcACGCTTGGCTTCCACACTGTCACACAcgacgtgtgcgtgtgcgctctGACGTGCCGCATGCTGAGTAGGCACATTCAAAGGCGCTAACGCAGACGAAAATCTGCCCAAAgcagcaaaaaaagaacaagaagtCATAAATAGATCAATAAACAAAAGAAGCGCCGTCGCAAACCAAGCAcacttgcaaacaaacaaaaggaaacgtgaggacggcgatgatgatgatgatgatgatgagcgaGAACGGAAGCCGTTACGCTGCTTTGTCGAGTCGCAAAACAAGCTGCGCTTGCACAAGAGGAAAGaaattgccgccgccgccgccgctggaaGTTTGCAGCTTGCGAGTGGGAGGCAGCCGTTGCGCCGCAACTTCTCAAGCCATTGAAGCGGAGCTTCGGTTTCGGGGGCGGCCCCAATCGATCGGATTGGAGCCGGACGCCGCATGCCACGGTCCCGCTTTGGGCGCGAGGACATCGGCCGCAGTTCTCCGCGGAGTCCGTCGGCGCTGGAGCGCGCCGTTATTCGCACGCCACGGGCGCGGCGAGCCGTCGGCCGCGCGCGGATCGGCTGCATGAATAAGTCATCCTTGGCGCCGGCCTCTCTCGGGCCTCTTTTGCCGGATGAAATTTGCACGGCCTTCGTTGTTCGGGCTGCGTCGGGCAAAGGTGGTTTCTCCTCCCCAAGGACGGGCTTTTGCCACGCTGCGACcaccgatgggggggggggggcgggtgtcgGCGCACTAAGTTCAGTCGACTCGCTTGCAATGCCGCTCAACGTGGCTTTGACGTGCTCCCCTCCGAAGTTGACCTCTTGACCTCCTCAGCGCTTGGACGTGACCTCACATTATGCCACCCCCCAAAACCCCCAAATCATCATGCAACTCAATAATCCACAAGCCGGCGCTCAACGACGAAATGAACTCCACCGTTCTTGGTAACGTCACCAAAGGTAGCTCGGCCTCAcggtgctgccccccccccccacctgacgGCGAGATGAGCCCGCAGGGCCCGTGACGATAAAGCGCTTCGGCAAACCTTGACTGGTCTTGTTGAGAGAGCAagaccgggggtggggggcggggggcgaggAGGGACGCCACGCTCCCCCCTCCGGATTGACTGGTGAGGCCGCGTCCTGTGAGTGACTCGGCCAGGATGGACAGACGACTCTAATGGCCGGCGTCCCTTCCGCCCTCTCGCATTTGATTGAATTATtgaaggtgccccccccccaccccctcacgtCAACATGCTTGCCACGTTCCGTGAGTGACAGGCGGGCCGCCAAAAAGTCACCTGACACTCGGGAAGCGAGGACtctttttctgaaatatttacGAGCTTCCCAAGGTGCGCGTGCATAAGGAGCCTTTTCCGTATGCAGCGTTGGAAAATGCGGCGAGAGGGGGCGCCGTCGCGTCGCCAAAGATGCTCCAAGATTGGCGGCAAAACAATGAGCAAGTTGTGCCTTTCCCGCGTTGGGTTATCGGCACCCCGCTCGCCGGACGGGCCCGACGTCAGTGGCTGGCTTTTGCCGTCGGCAGGTACACAAAGCGTAGCTGAGCAAACAACATCTCCTGCGCGTAATCGGCGGCGATCGGAGGCGCGAATCGCTGAGCCGGGTGGAATCGGCGGCGGCCGTGATGAAAGGCGTCCGCCGGCGAGCCAAACTCCAAAGCGGGCGTGGAGGACGCAGGAGGAAAAAGCGCTGATTTTGGTTTGTGCGTGACAGCGCTTCCTTTGAACCCGGCCGGCCGCACCTGCTTTTCTTCTTGACGCCCGCCCCCAGCCCACCCACCAGACTCGGGGCCACGTTGAGGTGAGGCGGGACGACAAAGCCCATCCCAGTCCACCGCCGAACAAACTGCGCAAAGCGCTGACGGCTATTTGCTTTTCTGGCGCCGAAGTGCTGCGTCCGCCTCTTGCTGAGCAAAAAGCGAGTTGAAGGAAGTCTTCAACCACCGCCTTCCTTCTCGCAACGGATGGCGGCCGAGCTGCGGACGTTGTCCGGCGGAGAAGCCCGAGAGACAAAATGGCCGTCGGCGATCGTCCCCGCTTGGGACTTGAGCGGGTGGCTGTGagaaatccccccccacccccgatccAAGTGAATGGAAGCTCCCCGCGGTTAATGATGTCAGCGGCTGATCCCTTCCCGTGCccgcgatgccccccccccctccaattgGCATCCGTTGCCGCATGTGCGCTCGGCGATAAGTCCCGTCGTGACCCACCTTGGCCCCCGTCATTCATTGACTCCTTGACAAAGGATTTGGGCAGGCCCAAATCGAGGGCTCCCCCCCAGGAAGCCCTCGAAAAGAGCCGCTCACCTTGGGAAACAATTAGCTGAGCGTCAGGACGCCGCGACGGGAAGGATTTGGAAACGCAAGCGCACAATTTCATTTGGAAGGCAAACGATTTCGTCTTTCCCGATGAACGAGTTGCCAATcggcgccgccaaaggccccctTACCTGCCCGGCGATGGAGCTCATTTTCTTCCCCTGCCTCGTTGGCACAATATCTCTTGAGGTAGGTCAAAGGTCATGGGCACCTTTTCAAATACAAAGAGCAGCCATTGAAAGCGGCGTCGCTCTCGTGGAGCCAAAGAACGTGTGTTGCGGGCGAGGCCGCCACACGCCAACTTACACCTTTGACCCCggacacaaagaaagaaagaaaaaaaagaaaagaagccaGAGGGAGAAGTGTGACGGCCTGGCTCGGAAACGGAGCGTCCTTTCCTTCCTGgaaaatctcccccccccccccccccccagcccccgcctCTTTGCCTAAGCCCCAGCGAGTGTTTTCCTTGATCCCGCCGAAGCCGTTTTGAAGAGCTCAGGTGGCTGTGGAAGAGCGGCGAGCCGGCCCCAATCCGCCGGCTTTGGGCCCCTGTCAAGGGCTCTTGATCCGCAGGCGGAGGGGAGAGCCGCAAACGCCGGGGCGGATTTGCCGGCCGCGCCCCCGAAGATCCGACCGGCGGACCTCGCGGAGGTgcggccaagaggccggctCGCCGCaagccctcggcgcttccttgCCGTCCAACTGAGAGaatgcgcctgcgcctgcgtgcTGCCAGTTGTTTTGGGATCTTTTCAGGA
Proteins encoded in this window:
- the LOC127606129 gene encoding transcription factor MafA-like, whose translation is MAAELAMSAELPAGPLAIDYVNDFDLMKFEVKKEPPEAERYCHRLPSGSLSSTPISTPCSSVPSSPSFCTPSPGAQANQSLPGGGGGGAAGNGGGNAQHGNAAKPQLEDLYWIPSYQHHINPEALNLTPEDAVEALIGNAHHHHHHHQAYEGFRGQQYAGEDLSASSAAAHHHHHHHHQGHHHHHHHARLEERFSDEQLVSMTVRELNRQLRGFSKEEVIRLKQKRRTLKNRGYAQSCRFKRVQQRHMLETEKCTLQNQVEQLKQDVARLAKERDLYKDKYEKLAGRTYGPAAGPPPGSRDPAGKRPDFFI